In Mycolicibacter virginiensis, the DNA window AAACTGGAGAAGATCTGCCGGCTGATCATGCTCTACCACCTGGACCGCGGTTGGGCCGACCACCTCGCCTACTTGGCCGACATCCGGGAGAGCATCCACCTGCGTGCCCTGGGCCGGCAGAACCCGCTTGACGAGTTCCACCGGTTGGCGCTCGACGCGTTCGCCTCACTGGCCGCCGATGCCATCGAGGCGTCCCAGCAGACCCTGGAGACCTCGGATTCGATCGAGTCCGAGCCGGGTATCGACCTGTCGAAGCTGGCCCGGCCCACTTCGACGTGGACCTACATGGTTCGCGACAACCCGCTGAGCGACGACAGCATGGACGCGCTGAGCCTGCCCGGGATCTTCCGCTAGGAGGTCGGTATGGCTGCCGGGTCTGGCACCGAGCAAGTCCAAGACCGGGTGCTCACGGTGCCCAACGTGATCAGCCTGGCCCGTCTCGGGCTGATCGGCGTCTTTCTCTACCTCCTGCTGGTCGCGCGGGCGGACGGACCGGCGGTGGCGACGCTGATGCTCAGCGGCGCCTCGGACTGGGCCGACGGCAAATTGGCTCGGCTGTTGAATCAGTCCTCGGCGCTGGGCGCCCTGCTCGATCCGGCGATCGATCGGCTGTACATGATCGCCATTCCGGTCGCGTTCGGGGTGCGCGGACTGGTGCCCTGGGCGATCATCGCAACGCTGCTGGCCCGAGACCTGCTGCTGGCCGCCACGCTGCCGGCGCTGCGGAGTCGGGGGTTGACCGCGCTGCCGGTGACCTATATCGGCAAGGCGGGCACGTTCGCGCTGATGTCAGCGTTTCCGCTGATCCTGTTGGGACAGTGGGATCAGCTGTGGAGCCGGGTGGTGCTCTCGGCCGGATGGGGTTTCCTGATCTGGGGCCTGGGTATGTACCTGTGGGCGTTCGTGCTGTACCTGATCCACGTGAGACTGGTGGTCCGCACCATGCCGAAGGTTGCCGGTGGCTGAGCCGTTCTTCGCGCTGAGCGGATACGACTCCCAGGGGGCGGGCGCCCATCAGGCCGGCCGGCCACAGAGATTCGCGGTGCCGTCTCTGCTGCGCTCCCTGCTGTCCGAACATCTCGACCCCGGCTATGCCGCCGCTGCGGCCAGGCGGGCACGCCGCACCGCGCCCCCGGCGGCCACCGCCCGCGCCGCGGGGTGGGCATGGGAGGCGGTGGCTGCGTTGCTGGTGGCGACGGTGTTCGCCGTCGCGGTGGCGCAGGCACGGTCGGTGGCCCCCGGGGTGCACGACGCCCAGCAGGTGCTGGCGACCAATGTCCGAGCCGCCGAAGCTGTCACCGGCCGGCTGGCCGACAAACGTGACACCTACTCCAACCGTGTCGACGAGTTGCGCCGGCACCGGCTGGCCGACGACGCTCAGGGGCAGCGGGTGCTGGCCGGCCTGGATGCGCTCAGCCTGGAGGCTGCCAGCACGCGGGTGAGCGGTCCGGGGGTGACCGTCACCGTCACAGACCCCGGAGCCGGGCGAAATCTCTCCGACGCCTCCAAACAGCGGGTGTCGGGCAGCCAGCAGATCATTTTGGACCGCGACCTGCAGCTGGTCGTCAACTCACTGTGGGCCAGCGGCGCCGAGGCGATCGCCGTCGGCGACGTGCGCATCGGCCCGAATGTCACGATCCGGCAGGCCGGTGGAGCGATCCTGGTCGACAACAAGCCGATCAGCAGTCCCTATGCGCTGCAAGCCATCGGACCGCCGGGCGGACTGCGCGACGCCTTCGACCGCAGCCCGGGGCTGTACCGGCTACGGCTGTTGGAGGCCTCTTACGGGGTGGTGGTGCGTGTTGACGGCCGCAACTCGGCCGACATCACCCTGCCGGCCGGATCGGTACGAGATGTCCGGTTTGCCAAACAGATAGGGGCATCGTGACGCAAGCTTGCGCTGCGGGCCGCGGCTTGGCCGCCGTGGCCGGCACGGGTCGGGTTCGGGAGGCTGGGGTGATGTCGCAATGATCGGTATCGCCGCACTGATCGCCGGCATCGTCTTGGGGTTGATCTTTCACCCCAGCGTGCCGGAGGTGGTTCAGCCCTACCTGCCGATCGCCGTGGTGGCCGCGCTGGACGCCGTGTTCGGCGGCCTGCGCGCCTACCTGGAGCGGATTTTCGACGCGAAGGTGTTCGTCGTGTCGTTCGTGTTCAACGTTCTGGTCGCGGCGCTGCTGGTCTACCTCGGTGACCAGTTGGGGGTCGGCACACAGCTGTCGACCGCGATCATCGTGGTGTTGGGCATCCGCATCTTCGGCAACGCGGCGGCGCTGCGGCGACGGCTGTTCGGGGCCTGACACGCATGAGTAGCACCGACCCGCCGTCACACGGCCGCCACGAGCTGCCGCAGCCGCCCCCGCAGAACGGTGTGCCGCCGCCCCGCGGCCGTTCCGGGCCGCTGTTCAGCGTGCTGGGAATGCTGCTGTGCCTGCTGCTGGGCGTGGCGATTGTCACTCAGGTGCGCCAGAACGACTCCCAGGACGCGCTGGAGACGGCCCGGCCCGCTGACCTGCTGGTGCTGTTGGACTCGCTGCGCCAACGCGAGGCCACCCTCAACACCGAAGTCGCCGAACTGCAGCAGACGCTCAACGCCCTGCAGGAGTCCGGCAGCAGTGACCAGGCCGCCATCGAGAACGCCCAAGCGCGCCTGGCCGCCCTGGCGATCATGATCGGCACCGTGGGTGCGGTCGGACCCGGTGTCGTGATCACCGTCGACGATCAGGCCCGCGGGGTGGCACCCGAGACGATGCTCGACGTGATCAACGAGCTGCGGGCGGCCGGTGCCGAGGCGATGGAGGTCCGCGACGGCACTAAGGCGGTGCGCATCGGGGTGGATTCGTGGGTTGCGGGCACGCCCGGTGCGCTGGAGTTCGACGGAACGCCTCTGACGCCCCCGTATTCTGTTCTGGCGATTGGGGATCCCCCCACCTTGGCGGCGGCGATGAACATTCCCGGCGGGGCCGTCGACAGCGTCAAGCGGCTTGGCGGCGCGATGACCGTGCAGCAGGCCGACCGCGTTCAGGTGACCGTGTTGCGACAACCGAAACCCCGCCAATACGCTCAGCCAGTCAAGTGAGCCCGACAGCGCAAGGAGCACGATCACCGTGAGCTCGGAAAGCCTAGTTCCATCGGACCTGTACTACACCGCTGAGCACGAGTGGGTTCACCGCACCGGACCGGACACCGTCCGCGTGGGTATCACCGACTTCGCGCAGGCCGCCCTGGGTGACGTGGTGTTCGTGCAGTTGCCCGCAGCGGGTACCGGGGTCACCGCGGGAGAGGCCTTTGGCGAGGTGGAGTCGACCAAGTCGGTTTCGGACCTCTACGCACCGATCACCGCGTCGGTGAGCGCGGTCAACGCCGAACTGGACGCCAACCCGCAGTTGGTGAACTCCGACCCCTACGGTGCCGGGTGGCTGCTGGAACTTCAGGTGGCGAACGCGGATTCGGCGGCTCTGGACCAGAGTCTGTCGGGACTGCTGACCGCCGATGCCTACCGGGCGACGTTGTCGGAATGACGATTGTTAGCCTGCCTGCCGGGACGCGCCGGGTGTCCGGCGACACGATCCCGCGGTGCGGGGGACATGACGGACCGCTGCGCGGTACGGTCGACTCAACGATTCAGGGTTGGGCGCAACACATGTCCGGCGGGTGCGACCAGGTAGCAAATCAGCGGCCAGTGAGGAGTAGCGGGTGACGGAGAAGGACCCGGCAACGGGGCAAGACCAGGCAGGCGATGAGGTCACGGTGGAAACCACATCGGTTTTCCGCGCCGACTTCCTGAACGAACTCGACGCTCCCTCGCAGGCGGGCGGCGAGAGCCTGACCTCGGGTGTTGAAGGGCTGCCCGTGGGTTCGGCACTGCTGGTCGTCAAGCGCGGTCCCAACGCCGGATCGCGGTTCCTGCTCGACCAACCGGTCACCGCGGCCGGTCGGCACCCCGACAGCGACATCTTCCTCGATGACGTCACGGTGAGTCGTCGTCACGCCGAGTTCCGGCTGGAGGGCAACGAGTTTCAGGTTGTCGACGTCGGCAGCCTCAACGGGACCTATGTCAACCGGGAGCCGGTCGATTCGGCGGTCCTGGTCAACGGCGACGAGGTGCAGGTCGGCAAGTTCCGCCTGGTATTCCTGACCGGCCCGAAGACGGGTGAGACCGAGGCCGGGCCGGGCAGCTAATGACCGCGCCTGACAGCCCTGAACTGGCCGGGATGTCAATCGGAGCGGTGCTGGACCTGCTTCGGCCGGATTTTCCCGACGTCACGGTCTCCAAGATTCGTTTCCTGGAAACCGAGGGGCTGGTCATG includes these proteins:
- a CDS encoding CDP-alcohol phosphatidyltransferase family protein; translated protein: MAAGSGTEQVQDRVLTVPNVISLARLGLIGVFLYLLLVARADGPAVATLMLSGASDWADGKLARLLNQSSALGALLDPAIDRLYMIAIPVAFGVRGLVPWAIIATLLARDLLLAATLPALRSRGLTALPVTYIGKAGTFALMSAFPLILLGQWDQLWSRVVLSAGWGFLIWGLGMYLWAFVLYLIHVRLVVRTMPKVAGG
- a CDS encoding DUF881 domain-containing protein; this translates as MAEPFFALSGYDSQGAGAHQAGRPQRFAVPSLLRSLLSEHLDPGYAAAAARRARRTAPPAATARAAGWAWEAVAALLVATVFAVAVAQARSVAPGVHDAQQVLATNVRAAEAVTGRLADKRDTYSNRVDELRRHRLADDAQGQRVLAGLDALSLEAASTRVSGPGVTVTVTDPGAGRNLSDASKQRVSGSQQIILDRDLQLVVNSLWASGAEAIAVGDVRIGPNVTIRQAGGAILVDNKPISSPYALQAIGPPGGLRDAFDRSPGLYRLRLLEASYGVVVRVDGRNSADITLPAGSVRDVRFAKQIGAS
- a CDS encoding small basic family protein; this encodes MIGIAALIAGIVLGLIFHPSVPEVVQPYLPIAVVAALDAVFGGLRAYLERIFDAKVFVVSFVFNVLVAALLVYLGDQLGVGTQLSTAIIVVLGIRIFGNAAALRRRLFGA
- a CDS encoding DUF881 domain-containing protein, producing MSSTDPPSHGRHELPQPPPQNGVPPPRGRSGPLFSVLGMLLCLLLGVAIVTQVRQNDSQDALETARPADLLVLLDSLRQREATLNTEVAELQQTLNALQESGSSDQAAIENAQARLAALAIMIGTVGAVGPGVVITVDDQARGVAPETMLDVINELRAAGAEAMEVRDGTKAVRIGVDSWVAGTPGALEFDGTPLTPPYSVLAIGDPPTLAAAMNIPGGAVDSVKRLGGAMTVQQADRVQVTVLRQPKPRQYAQPVK
- the gcvH gene encoding glycine cleavage system protein GcvH; amino-acid sequence: MSSESLVPSDLYYTAEHEWVHRTGPDTVRVGITDFAQAALGDVVFVQLPAAGTGVTAGEAFGEVESTKSVSDLYAPITASVSAVNAELDANPQLVNSDPYGAGWLLELQVANADSAALDQSLSGLLTADAYRATLSE
- the garA gene encoding glycogen accumulation regulator GarA, encoding MTEKDPATGQDQAGDEVTVETTSVFRADFLNELDAPSQAGGESLTSGVEGLPVGSALLVVKRGPNAGSRFLLDQPVTAAGRHPDSDIFLDDVTVSRRHAEFRLEGNEFQVVDVGSLNGTYVNREPVDSAVLVNGDEVQVGKFRLVFLTGPKTGETEAGPGS